The following proteins are co-located in the Helicobacter acinonychis genome:
- a CDS encoding DASS family sodium-coupled anion symporter has product MKKPIVSILAPFFIAVLLYFLGAPSGLNPNAWLYFCVFIGMIVGLILEPVPAGLVALSALMLCVALKIGVNSEIASANKAISWGLSGYANKTVWLVFVAFILGLGYEKSLLGKRIALLLIRFLGQTPLGLGYAVSLSELCLAPFIPSNSARSGGILYPIVSSIPPLMGSTPNNNPNKIGAYLMWVALASTCITSSMFLTALAPNPLAMEIATKMGVREISWFSWFLAFLPCGVLLILLVPLLAYKTCTPTLKGSKEVSLWAKKELEGMGRFSLKEILMLSLTLLALLGWIFGKSLGLHASATALIVMVLMAFCKIVSYEDTIKNKSAFNIFLLLGALLTMAGGLKNVGFLDFIGNITSDFLKHANLDPLIALLLVITLFYLSHYFFASITAHVSALLALFIGIGSHIQGINLQELSLFLMLSLGIMGILTPYGTGPSTIYYGSGYIQSKDFWKLGLIFGFVYLIVFLSVCVPWVKSIAFRWL; this is encoded by the coding sequence ATGAAAAAACCAATCGTTTCAATCCTTGCCCCCTTTTTTATCGCAGTATTATTGTATTTTTTAGGCGCTCCTAGTGGGCTAAATCCTAACGCATGGCTTTATTTTTGTGTTTTTATAGGCATGATTGTAGGGCTTATTTTAGAGCCGGTGCCAGCAGGCTTGGTAGCGTTGAGCGCGTTAATGTTATGCGTGGCGTTAAAAATTGGCGTTAATAGTGAAATAGCGAGCGCTAATAAGGCTATTTCGTGGGGCTTGAGTGGGTATGCAAATAAAACGGTGTGGCTCGTGTTTGTCGCTTTTATTTTGGGTTTAGGGTATGAAAAAAGCTTGTTAGGGAAACGGATCGCTCTTTTACTCATTAGATTTTTAGGGCAAACCCCTTTAGGTTTAGGCTATGCGGTTAGTTTGAGCGAATTGTGTCTAGCCCCCTTTATCCCTAGCAACTCCGCTAGAAGTGGGGGTATACTCTACCCCATCGTCTCTTCTATCCCGCCTCTAATGGGATCTACCCCCAATAATAACCCTAACAAAATTGGTGCGTATTTGATGTGGGTCGCATTAGCTTCAACTTGCATCACTTCGTCCATGTTTTTAACCGCGCTCGCTCCTAATCCCCTAGCAATGGAAATCGCCACCAAAATGGGAGTGCGTGAAATCTCATGGTTTTCATGGTTTTTAGCGTTCTTGCCTTGTGGGGTGCTTTTAATCTTGCTTGTGCCTTTATTGGCGTATAAAACCTGCACCCCCACCTTAAAAGGCTCAAAAGAAGTGAGTTTGTGGGCTAAAAAAGAATTAGAGGGCATGGGGAGGTTTTCTTTAAAAGAAATTTTAATGCTCAGTCTCACTTTACTGGCTTTATTGGGTTGGATTTTTGGCAAATCTTTAGGCTTGCATGCGAGCGCGACGGCTTTGATTGTCATGGTTTTAATGGCTTTTTGTAAGATTGTAAGCTATGAAGACACCATTAAAAATAAGAGTGCATTTAATATTTTTTTATTGCTTGGAGCGTTGCTCACGATGGCCGGTGGGCTTAAAAATGTAGGCTTTTTAGATTTTATCGGTAATATTACTAGCGATTTTTTAAAGCATGCCAACTTGGATCCTTTAATAGCGTTATTACTCGTCATAACCCTCTTTTATTTATCGCATTATTTCTTCGCAAGCATCACCGCCCATGTGAGTGCATTATTAGCCCTTTTTATAGGGATAGGCTCGCATATTCAAGGGATCAATTTGCAAGAATTGAGTTTGTTTTTGATGTTATCTTTAGGGATCATGGGGATTTTAACGCCCTATGGCACAGGCCCATCCACCATCTATTATGGGAGTGGGTATATTCAAAGCAAGGATTTTTGGAAATTGGGGCTTATTTTTGGGTTTGTGTATTTGATCGTGTTTTTAAGCGTGTGCGTGCCTTGGGTAAAATCCATCGCTTTTAGGTGGTTATAG
- a CDS encoding adenine-specific DNA glycosylase: METLHNALLKWYEEFGRKDLPFRNLKGINAPYEVYISEVMSQQTQINTVVERFYFPFLKAFPTLKDLANAQLEEILLLWRGLGYYSRAKNLKKSAEICAKEHHSQLPNDYQSLLKLPGIGVYTANAILCFGFRKKTACVDANIKRALLRLFGLDPNIQAKDLQRKANNFLNLNESFNHNQALIDLGALICSPKPKCAICPLNPYCLGKNHLEKHTLKKKQEIIQEERYLGVVIKNNKIALEKIEQKLYFGMHHFPNLKENLEFKLPFLGVIKHSHTKFKLNLNLYLAAAKDLKNPINFYSLKDLETLPISSMTLKILNFLKHKNLFGS; the protein is encoded by the coding sequence CTGGAAACTTTACACAACGCCCTTTTAAAATGGTATGAAGAATTTGGGCGCAAGGATTTACCCTTTAGGAATTTAAAGGGCATTAACGCCCCTTATGAAGTCTATATTAGCGAAGTGATGAGCCAACAAACCCAAATCAACACGGTAGTTGAGCGTTTTTATTTCCCTTTTTTAAAAGCCTTCCCCACTTTAAAAGACTTAGCGAACGCTCAATTAGAGGAGATTTTATTGTTATGGCGAGGGCTTGGCTATTATTCTAGGGCTAAAAATTTAAAAAAAAGCGCTGAAATTTGTGCAAAAGAACATCATTCACAACTACCTAATGACTATCAAAGCCTATTAAAACTCCCCGGCATTGGCGTATACACGGCTAATGCGATCTTGTGTTTTGGCTTTAGAAAAAAAACCGCATGCGTAGATGCTAATATCAAGCGCGCACTTTTAAGGCTTTTTGGTTTAGATCCTAACATTCAAGCTAAAGATTTGCAAAGAAAAGCGAATAACTTCCTCAATCTTAATGAAAGCTTTAATCATAACCAAGCTTTAATTGATCTAGGGGCTTTAATTTGCTCCCCTAAACCCAAGTGTGCGATTTGCCCCTTAAACCCTTATTGTTTAGGTAAAAACCATTTAGAAAAACACACGCTTAAGAAAAAACAAGAAATCATTCAAGAAGAGCGTTATTTAGGCGTTGTCATCAAAAATAACAAAATCGCTTTAGAAAAAATAGAGCAAAAACTTTATTTTGGCATGCACCATTTCCCTAACTTAAAAGAAAATTTAGAATTCAAGCTCCCCTTTTTAGGCGTAATCAAACACAGCCACACCAAATTCAAGCTCAATTTAAACCTGTATTTGGCCGCTGCAAAAGATTTAAAAAACCCCATCAATTTTTATAGCCTTAAAGATTTAGAGACCTTACCCATAAGCTCTATGACGCTTAAAATCTTGAATTTTTTAAAACATAAAAACTTATTTGGGAGTTAA
- a CDS encoding L-lactate permease, with protein MEFHQIYDPLGNIWMSALVALSPIALFFVSLIVFKLKGYSAGFLSLALSVLIALFVYKMPTEMVSTSFIYGFLYGLWPIAWIVIAAIFLYNLSVKSGYFEILKESILSLTPDHRILVILIGFCFGSFLEGAIGFGGPVAITAAILVGLGLNPLYAAGLCLIANTAPVAFGAVGIPITAMASVVGVPELEISQMVGRVLPIFSIGIPFFIVFLMDGFKGVRETFPAVAVTGFSFAIVQFLSSNYLGPQLPDIISALVSLIATTLFLKFWQPKNIFTSNGKEPTISTEKHHICKVIVAWMPFVLLTITIIIWTQPWFKALFKEGGALAFSSFAFEFSSISQKIFKTAPIVAEAKSFPVVFKLPLILTTGTSIFLAAILSVFILRVKISDAIGVFGTTLKEMRLPILTIGVVLAFAYVANYSGMSATLALALADTGHVFTFFSPVVGWLGVFLTGSDTSSNLLFGSLQMLIATQLGLPEVLFLAANTSGGVVGKMISPQSIAIACAAVGLVGKESELFKFTVKYSLVFVVIMGVVFSAIAYLIPEVVPAIK; from the coding sequence ATGGAATTTCATCAAATCTATGACCCATTAGGCAATATTTGGATGAGTGCTCTAGTTGCACTCTCGCCTATTGCACTCTTTTTTGTCTCTCTTATTGTCTTTAAGCTTAAGGGGTATAGTGCTGGGTTTTTGAGTTTGGCACTTTCAGTGTTGATCGCGCTATTTGTGTATAAAATGCCTACTGAAATGGTGAGCACGAGTTTTATTTATGGCTTTCTCTATGGCTTATGGCCGATCGCTTGGATCGTGATCGCTGCGATTTTTCTTTACAACCTTTCAGTGAAATCCGGGTATTTTGAGATTTTAAAAGAAAGCATCTTAAGTTTGACCCCAGATCATCGCATTTTAGTGATTTTGATTGGCTTTTGTTTTGGCTCGTTTTTAGAAGGAGCGATTGGTTTTGGAGGTCCAGTAGCAATCACAGCAGCGATTTTAGTAGGTCTTGGGCTAAACCCTTTATACGCTGCTGGGTTATGCTTAATCGCTAATACCGCCCCTGTGGCTTTTGGTGCGGTGGGTATCCCTATTACCGCTATGGCTAGTGTGGTGGGTGTCCCTGAATTAGAGATTTCTCAAATGGTGGGCAGGGTGTTGCCCATTTTTTCTATTGGCATTCCTTTTTTCATCGTGTTTTTAATGGATGGTTTTAAGGGCGTTAGAGAAACCTTTCCGGCGGTGGCGGTTACTGGGTTTAGCTTTGCTATCGTGCAATTTTTAAGCTCTAATTATTTGGGACCACAACTCCCAGATATTATTTCAGCTTTAGTGTCATTGATTGCTACCACTTTATTTTTAAAGTTTTGGCAACCTAAAAATATTTTCACTAGCAATGGCAAAGAGCCTACGATTAGCACAGAAAAACACCATATTTGCAAGGTGATCGTGGCGTGGATGCCTTTTGTGTTGCTCACTATCACGATTATTATATGGACGCAACCTTGGTTTAAAGCGCTCTTTAAAGAAGGTGGGGCTTTGGCGTTTTCTAGCTTTGCGTTTGAATTCAGTTCTATCAGTCAAAAGATTTTCAAAACCGCTCCCATCGTCGCTGAAGCGAAAAGTTTTCCTGTCGTGTTTAAATTACCTTTAATCTTAACGACAGGCACTTCCATCTTTTTAGCCGCCATTTTGAGCGTGTTTATTTTGCGCGTGAAAATCAGCGATGCAATAGGGGTGTTTGGGACCACTTTAAAAGAAATGCGTTTGCCGATTTTAACCATTGGCGTGGTCTTGGCGTTTGCGTATGTGGCTAATTATAGTGGCATGAGCGCTACTTTAGCGTTGGCGTTAGCCGATACTGGGCATGTTTTCACTTTCTTTTCGCCTGTTGTAGGCTGGCTTGGAGTGTTTTTAACCGGAAGCGATACGAGCTCCAACCTTTTATTTGGCTCTTTGCAAATGCTCATCGCCACACAGCTTGGCTTGCCTGAAGTGCTTTTCTTGGCGGCAAACACTTCAGGAGGCGTTGTGGGTAAAATGATAAGCCCTCAAAGTATCGCTATCGCTTGTGCGGCGGTGGGGTTAGTGGGTAAAGAGAGCGAATTGTTCAAATTCACGGTTAAATATTCCCTTGTTTTTGTAGTAATCATGGGAGTTGTGTTCAGCGCGATTGCGTATTTGATCCCTGAAGTGGTGCCTGCGATAAAGTAG